Proteins encoded within one genomic window of Anopheles gambiae chromosome 3, idAnoGambNW_F1_1, whole genome shotgun sequence:
- the LOC133393886 gene encoding uncharacterized protein LOC133393886: MKLVLVALSTVMVISAGLSLKPSPRRDIAFPRHMPSLPDPDRDKGTDVVHSNQLPPHGAKPARLRVSDTRRSKKVKQTSSSSSSGEHENTRVTERKLHTKIVHVPEPFVVHVEKPYPVYIEKPVIVEKHLPLHLYIKKKETKHH, translated from the exons ATGAAG CTTGTTCTGGTCGCGTTATCTACCGTGATGGTGATTAGTGCGGGACTATCGCTCAAACCGAGCCCCCGGAGGGACATCGCGTTCCCCCGGCACATGCCCAGCCTGCCCGATCCGGACCGTGACAAGGGAACGGATGTGGTGCATTCGAACCAGCTCCCCCCGCACGGTGCCAAGCCGGCCAGGCTGCGTGTGAGTGATACGCGGCGCAGCAAGAAGGTGAAGCAAACGTCGAGCAGTAGCTCCAGCGGGGAACATGAAAACACACGCGTGACGGAGCGTAAACTGCACACGAAAATTGTGCACGTACCGGAGCCGTTCGTGGTGCATGTGGAAAAGCCGTACCCGGTGTACATCGAAAAGCCCGTGATAGTGGAAAAGCATTTGCCGTTGCATCTCtacataaaaaagaaggagACAAAACATCACTGA